From Elusimicrobiota bacterium, one genomic window encodes:
- a CDS encoding helix-turn-helix transcriptional regulator → MTTIAPQTKLRISIGQKVRQLRQDRRWTQTQLAELLGLSQNRLSEIEHGKGSLTAEQLLTILKTFNVSLDQFVPAKTETVGELQNALARLGAAHLVESHDVLPTERLKDALDVIRETLASYESPRQIVALAPVLANHAEGLNLAKLKFDLDQVGLGLRLGWVLENTLAALKAELAGKPTAEWARKYGTAGFLLSDFLSDAWPKAGPSRPGAGKADKIIDRGIASEKTLEEVRAAASSISRRWGIVSRIHVADFVEALRAARGIH, encoded by the coding sequence ATGACGACCATAGCGCCACAGACCAAGCTCCGCATCTCCATCGGCCAGAAAGTGCGCCAGCTGCGGCAAGACCGTCGCTGGACCCAGACCCAACTGGCCGAGCTGCTTGGTTTGTCTCAGAACAGGCTCTCCGAGATAGAACACGGGAAGGGCTCTTTGACCGCCGAGCAACTGCTGACCATCCTTAAGACCTTCAACGTCTCTCTGGATCAGTTCGTGCCCGCGAAAACAGAGACCGTAGGCGAGCTGCAGAACGCCCTGGCCCGTCTGGGCGCCGCCCACCTTGTGGAGAGCCATGATGTTCTGCCTACGGAGCGGCTGAAGGACGCGCTGGACGTCATCCGGGAGACGCTGGCCTCCTACGAATCCCCTCGCCAGATCGTCGCCCTGGCTCCGGTCCTCGCCAACCATGCCGAAGGACTCAATCTCGCGAAGCTGAAGTTCGATCTCGATCAAGTCGGCCTGGGCCTTCGCCTGGGTTGGGTCCTCGAAAACACCCTTGCAGCGCTCAAGGCCGAGTTGGCAGGCAAGCCTACAGCCGAATGGGCCAGGAAGTATGGGACCGCGGGCTTCCTGCTGTCCGATTTCTTGTCGGACGCATGGCCCAAGGCCGGGCCCTCCCGACCCGGCGCGGGGAAAGCCGACAAGATCATCGACCGCGGCATTGCCAGCGAGAAGACATTGGAGGAAGTCCGCGCCGCCGCATCGAGCATCTCGCGGAGATGGGGGATCGTCAGCCGGATACATGTGGCTGATTTCGTGGAAGCATTGAGGGCAGCGCGTGGCATTCATTGA
- a CDS encoding AAA family ATPase: protein MKTGRRPRKMTIILYGKGGIGKTTVSSHLAAHYAKGGKKVLLLGCDPKADTSTRFLSGRRPPTIVDMVGGKIEKKFEDLLTRTAAGVDVMETGGPEPGVGCGGRGVATLCQFLEAHTLELSGYDVIIFDVLGDLVCGGFVAPLRFGSGNCLFIVSSEEAASLFAANNIARMAARPFGPPVGVGGIILNLRDNKAPQRLLREFAARLNIKITGVIERDRLIMEAEEKGLTVIAHAPRSRAAGQFAAVAAAIERRVRAPADKPATPMRNDEFWAFIRARRMASL from the coding sequence ATGAAGACCGGGCGCCGTCCGCGCAAGATGACCATCATCCTCTACGGCAAGGGGGGCATCGGGAAGACCACGGTCTCCTCGCATCTGGCCGCGCACTACGCCAAGGGCGGCAAGAAGGTCCTGCTGCTCGGCTGCGACCCCAAGGCGGACACCTCCACGCGCTTCCTGTCCGGCCGCAGGCCGCCGACCATCGTCGACATGGTGGGCGGCAAGATCGAGAAGAAGTTCGAGGACCTGCTCACCCGGACCGCGGCGGGGGTCGACGTCATGGAGACCGGGGGACCCGAGCCCGGCGTGGGCTGCGGCGGCCGGGGCGTGGCGACCCTGTGCCAATTCCTCGAGGCGCATACCCTGGAGCTGAGCGGCTACGACGTCATCATCTTCGACGTCCTGGGGGACCTGGTCTGCGGCGGCTTCGTCGCGCCCCTGAGGTTCGGCTCGGGCAACTGCCTGTTCATCGTCTCGTCGGAGGAAGCCGCGTCCCTGTTCGCCGCCAACAACATCGCCCGCATGGCGGCGCGGCCGTTCGGCCCTCCCGTGGGAGTCGGAGGCATCATCCTGAACCTGCGCGACAACAAGGCGCCGCAGCGCCTGCTGCGGGAGTTCGCGGCGCGCCTGAACATCAAGATCACCGGGGTCATCGAGCGGGACCGGCTCATCATGGAAGCCGAGGAGAAGGGGCTGACGGTCATCGCCCATGCGCCGCGCTCCCGCGCCGCCGGCCAGTTCGCCGCCGTGGCCGCGGCCATCGAGCGGCGCGTGCGGGCGCCGGCGGACAAGCCGGCCACGCCCATGCGCAACGACGAGTTCTGGGCCTTCATCCGCGCGCGCCGGATGGCCTCCCTCTGA
- a CDS encoding radical SAM protein encodes MAELAYLQVSRVCNQKCVFCSNPENGRVIPWLEAKKLIDRFKVQKAAGVIMTGGEPTMNPRLSRLIAYSLSQGLPVRLITNGQKTADLRYFKSLHAAGLRHMHVSVHSPRAEVQAGFSQNPDSLPNIMRTLDNAGRLGVRVDINTTINRKNAPELCLLARWIVERWPFVRHYVWNNFDPRMNPVSLNPELVPRLRDFEVSLHQAMTYLDSVGRTFRAERVPLCFMSEFPHRSTETRKFVKKEARSIYFLDEKGLRDQDRTSWTYGKCARCRQCRLDPICAGLYEMDVYYSSNELCPSLRDPKEVARLVLEDRDG; translated from the coding sequence ATGGCTGAGCTGGCCTATCTGCAGGTCTCCCGGGTCTGCAACCAGAAGTGCGTGTTCTGCTCCAACCCGGAGAACGGCCGGGTCATCCCCTGGCTCGAGGCCAAGAAGCTGATCGACCGCTTCAAGGTCCAGAAGGCCGCGGGCGTCATCATGACCGGCGGAGAGCCGACCATGAACCCGCGCCTGTCCCGGCTCATCGCCTATTCCCTGTCCCAGGGCCTGCCCGTGCGGCTCATCACCAACGGCCAGAAGACCGCCGACCTGAGATACTTCAAGTCCCTCCATGCGGCCGGCCTGCGGCACATGCACGTCTCCGTGCACTCGCCCCGCGCCGAGGTGCAGGCCGGCTTCTCCCAGAACCCGGACTCCTTGCCGAACATCATGCGCACCTTGGACAACGCGGGCCGGCTCGGCGTCCGGGTGGACATCAACACCACCATCAACCGCAAGAACGCCCCGGAGCTCTGCCTCCTGGCGCGCTGGATCGTGGAGCGCTGGCCCTTCGTGCGCCACTATGTCTGGAACAATTTCGACCCGCGCATGAACCCGGTCTCGCTCAACCCGGAGCTGGTGCCGCGCCTGCGCGACTTCGAGGTCAGCCTGCACCAGGCCATGACCTATCTGGATTCGGTCGGCCGCACCTTCCGTGCCGAGCGCGTGCCCCTCTGCTTCATGTCCGAGTTCCCGCACCGTTCCACGGAGACGCGCAAGTTCGTCAAGAAGGAGGCGCGCAGCATCTACTTCCTCGACGAGAAGGGCCTGCGGGACCAGGACCGGACCTCCTGGACCTACGGCAAGTGCGCTCGCTGCCGGCAGTGCCGCCTCGACCCGATCTGCGCCGGTCTCTACGAGATGGACGTCTACTACTCGTCGAACGAGCTGTGCCCGTCGCTGCGCGACCCGAAAGAGGTGGCGCGCCTGGTGCTGGAGGACCGGGATGGCTGA
- a CDS encoding radical SAM protein: MEARVLRWPVTDAFGTRLSPDYLTKGLSEVLRAEFRLVLRDDVVVLEARPGPRLEPALAWLKDRFIWIPIDHGVLKASGKSIRDERRIPLKTILLQELPPQAQTEPALDERRLTLAWGRTASPVGRAASFVASAQGLPELLWLAEALKDDSAAAPKGFRVLLDGLEWGVLRRPIVAAKASGPAQIAVEPKLCSRCGLCAVVCPAGLAQRGAKGCLRCFECVEACPQDALRPVYTHTSAMRAEKLRPGWLSRLKGRPGPALPAPQPPSYLLPKPGPRRKPRYILGLAVATMQEHAAALLKDGRLVGAVEEEKLARVRHYGWPPPDAPPYVYPIEESFCRRAIRGLLSKEGITLDDVDLIAINGLPARYALAYVNAPPGRPLPIMRSGRLMFIPHHLCHAASAYRPSGMTDAWVLTMDGRGERETAAVFRAKGSRIKQVYELRSLMWRSIGGVYESVTRLLGFGSHGQGIVMALASLGKPRVPMARYLSWKSPQSLSVSETVSSDLRRLSRHEDAPLKPAHRDLAASLQAALERVARNILARFVRPRPQGLCLSGGVALNCRMNQLLKDRFQPKGMFIQPAANDAGTALGAALEACALLDPRSRPAVMEDALLGPEFSDADIAAALEKAGLDVRKPKDLCAEAAGLLAEGKVLGWFQGRLEFGPRALGARSILADPRPAGMHDRVNRVKSRHPWRPFGPSILAGREGEWFADGFDSRFMLFTMPVLKDRAPAIPAVLHVDGTTRPQSVHRERQPLYHRLISEFERLTGVPMVLNTSFNRKGEPIVCTPRDAAVAFGAMDLDALVIGPFIAIKRIKPRPMAALPPGLPGGRRLALRVTTDCDCDCGHCTMRELRGLPARSLADALSAAAEGRRAGCDELVLLRGEPALWPHLEEFSARARAMGYRFIQVQTSGRAFSRPGLRERLLKAVDAAEVTLLGADADTHDSLSGAPGSFRETLMGMKVLLAAGKEVLPSVAVLRRNLDGLAAVAPLLRKLGARRVQFNFPRPVQMPRDVVTGPLARLSEAGPAVARAAQAAAALGLSVSTEGLPWCHLPRALRQGSESAAQWDRFRVDDLQLLQDAFGSQIREGRPEAPPCRRCAARAACPRTWALYLEIFGSSELRPIRHG; the protein is encoded by the coding sequence ATGGAAGCGCGCGTCCTCCGCTGGCCCGTCACCGACGCGTTCGGCACGAGGCTGTCGCCCGACTATCTGACCAAGGGGCTCTCCGAGGTCCTGCGGGCCGAGTTCCGCCTGGTCCTGCGCGACGACGTGGTGGTGCTGGAGGCCCGGCCCGGCCCGCGGCTGGAACCGGCTCTGGCCTGGCTCAAGGACCGCTTCATCTGGATCCCCATAGACCACGGAGTCCTCAAGGCCTCGGGCAAGAGCATCCGCGACGAGCGCCGGATCCCGCTGAAGACGATACTCCTCCAAGAGCTGCCTCCGCAGGCGCAGACCGAGCCCGCCTTGGACGAGCGCAGACTCACCCTCGCCTGGGGCCGGACCGCATCGCCCGTGGGACGCGCGGCGAGCTTCGTCGCCAGCGCCCAAGGACTTCCCGAACTCCTCTGGCTGGCAGAGGCGCTCAAGGACGATTCAGCAGCGGCACCCAAGGGTTTCCGCGTCCTGCTCGACGGACTCGAATGGGGAGTGCTGCGCCGGCCTATCGTGGCCGCCAAGGCCTCCGGCCCGGCGCAGATCGCGGTAGAGCCGAAGCTCTGCTCCCGCTGCGGCCTCTGCGCCGTGGTCTGCCCCGCGGGCCTGGCCCAGCGCGGGGCCAAGGGCTGCCTGCGCTGTTTCGAGTGCGTGGAGGCTTGTCCCCAGGACGCTTTGCGGCCGGTGTACACGCACACCAGCGCTATGCGCGCGGAGAAGCTGCGGCCCGGCTGGCTCTCCAGGCTCAAGGGCCGGCCCGGGCCGGCCCTGCCCGCCCCGCAGCCGCCGTCCTATCTCCTGCCCAAGCCGGGGCCGCGCCGCAAGCCCCGCTACATCCTCGGTCTCGCTGTCGCGACCATGCAGGAGCACGCGGCCGCGCTGCTCAAGGACGGCCGGCTCGTGGGAGCCGTGGAAGAGGAGAAGCTCGCGCGGGTGCGCCACTACGGCTGGCCGCCTCCGGACGCCCCGCCCTACGTCTATCCCATCGAGGAGTCTTTCTGCCGCCGGGCCATCCGGGGCCTGCTCTCCAAGGAAGGCATCACCCTCGACGACGTGGACCTCATCGCCATCAACGGCCTGCCCGCGCGCTACGCCTTGGCCTATGTCAACGCCCCTCCGGGACGGCCTCTGCCCATCATGCGCAGCGGCCGGCTGATGTTCATCCCCCACCACCTCTGCCACGCCGCGTCCGCCTACCGGCCCAGCGGCATGACCGACGCCTGGGTCCTGACCATGGACGGCCGGGGCGAGCGGGAGACCGCGGCCGTGTTCCGCGCCAAGGGCTCGCGCATCAAGCAGGTCTACGAGCTGCGCTCCTTGATGTGGCGCTCCATCGGAGGCGTCTACGAGTCCGTGACCAGGCTGCTCGGCTTCGGCTCGCACGGCCAGGGCATCGTCATGGCGCTGGCCAGCCTGGGCAAGCCCCGCGTCCCCATGGCGCGCTACCTCTCTTGGAAGAGCCCGCAATCTCTGTCCGTCAGCGAAACTGTATCTTCGGACCTGCGCCGGCTCTCCCGCCACGAGGACGCCCCTCTCAAGCCCGCGCATCGCGACCTGGCCGCCTCCTTGCAGGCGGCGCTGGAGCGCGTGGCGCGGAACATCCTGGCCCGCTTCGTCAGGCCCCGTCCCCAAGGCCTCTGCCTGTCGGGCGGCGTGGCCTTGAACTGCCGGATGAACCAGCTCCTCAAAGACCGTTTCCAGCCGAAAGGCATGTTCATCCAGCCCGCGGCCAACGACGCGGGCACGGCTCTAGGCGCCGCTCTGGAGGCTTGCGCCCTCCTCGACCCGAGGTCCAGGCCCGCCGTCATGGAGGACGCCTTGCTTGGCCCGGAGTTCTCCGACGCTGACATCGCGGCCGCCCTGGAGAAAGCGGGCCTCGATGTCCGAAAGCCCAAGGACCTCTGCGCCGAGGCCGCTGGCCTTCTCGCGGAAGGCAAAGTCCTGGGCTGGTTCCAAGGCCGTCTGGAGTTCGGCCCGCGGGCCCTGGGCGCGCGGAGCATACTCGCGGACCCGCGTCCCGCGGGCATGCACGACCGGGTCAACCGGGTCAAGAGCAGGCACCCCTGGCGGCCCTTCGGGCCTTCGATCCTGGCCGGCCGGGAGGGCGAGTGGTTCGCAGACGGCTTCGACTCGCGCTTCATGCTCTTCACAATGCCGGTGCTCAAGGACCGGGCCCCTGCCATCCCGGCCGTGCTCCACGTAGACGGCACCACCCGGCCGCAGTCCGTGCACCGGGAGCGCCAGCCCCTCTACCACCGCCTCATCTCCGAGTTCGAGCGCCTGACCGGCGTGCCCATGGTCCTCAACACCTCGTTCAACCGCAAGGGCGAGCCTATCGTGTGCACGCCGCGGGACGCGGCCGTGGCGTTCGGCGCCATGGACCTCGACGCCTTGGTCATCGGCCCCTTCATCGCGATCAAGCGCATAAAGCCGCGTCCGATGGCGGCGCTCCCGCCCGGCCTGCCCGGCGGCCGCCGCTTGGCGCTGCGGGTCACCACGGACTGCGACTGCGACTGCGGCCACTGCACCATGCGGGAGCTGCGCGGCCTGCCGGCCCGGAGCCTCGCAGACGCCCTGAGCGCCGCGGCCGAGGGCCGGCGGGCCGGCTGCGACGAACTCGTGCTCCTGCGCGGAGAGCCCGCGCTCTGGCCGCACTTGGAGGAGTTCTCGGCGCGCGCGCGAGCCATGGGCTACCGGTTCATCCAAGTCCAGACCAGCGGCCGGGCCTTCTCGCGGCCCGGCTTGCGCGAGCGCCTGCTCAAAGCCGTGGACGCCGCGGAGGTGACTCTGCTGGGAGCGGACGCCGACACCCACGACAGCCTATCCGGCGCGCCCGGCTCCTTCCGCGAGACCTTGATGGGCATGAAGGTCCTCCTGGCCGCGGGCAAGGAAGTCCTGCCCAGCGTCGCGGTCCTGCGCCGCAACCTCGACGGGCTCGCGGCCGTGGCGCCCCTGCTGCGCAAGCTCGGCGCGCGCCGCGTCCAGTTCAATTTCCCCCGGCCGGTGCAGATGCCGCGCGACGTGGTCACGGGGCCCCTGGCGCGGCTGTCCGAGGCCGGTCCAGCCGTGGCGCGCGCCGCGCAGGCCGCGGCTGCCTTGGGCCTGTCGGTCTCCACGGAGGGCTTGCCCTGGTGCCACCTGCCGCGGGCCCTGCGCCAAGGCAGCGAGAGCGCGGCGCAGTGGGACCGCTTCCGGGTGGACGACCTGCAGCTGCTCCAGGACGCATTCGGCTCCCAGATCCGCGAGGGCAGGCCGGAGGCTCCTCCCTGCCGCCGCTGCGCCGCCCGCGCGGCTTGCCCGCGCACCTGGGCGCTCTACCTCGAGATCTTCGGCTCCTCCGAGCTGAGGCCCATCCGCCATGGCTGA